CTTGAATTGACCATACTAACCTCTACTTCAAAATTCTCTTAAAGTTCTTGATATGGATAAAAAATGTGGAATTCTTGTGGACTAAATTGAGAATCTGGCACAAACATTTAGCAATTCCTTTTTAAATCACACTAGGaagacctcttttttttttaatgttttcttggtaaaatgatttttcatttatttgtttgatCATTCCTATGCCAATACagttcttttcctttctatctaATCATTATAATATGACCACACGACCAAGCCTAATTGGCTGATGGCCATAGTGTAGCGTTTGGTTAAGCTTGCATTTTGTAGTATAACTTTAGAAGCTTGAGACTTGTATGTAGGGCTCTAGAAATCAATGAAATTTAAGGACAAGGCCCCTTCCATGGGAGTTAACCGACTTAAGTTTACCACTAAGAGTCCATGATTTATTGTCAAACCCTGTTGAATTTACTTCTCTCATTGTATTGGCAATTTTGTAGGGCATTCCCACTTTGGAGAGACTTTTATTAGTCGATAAGGATATTGAGATGATACAGAACAGAAAATTTTCTGATGACATCTTTGGCAAGCCAAAAGCACTAACATTGGCATGCTTTCATGATGAAAATGTCGTCTTTCCTCCCATATTCCTCCTACAAAGATTTCATAACCTACAAAGCCTTGAGGTCTTTTGTAGTTCATTTGAAGATATATTCCTTGATAAAGGGCTCGTTGAAGTGGGAAAACATCCTGTgcttgaaaatttgaaagaactTAAGTTAAGCAAGCTACCCAACCTAAAGCGTGTCTGGAGAGAAGGCTATTTGGTGGCGAAAATTCTTCAGAGTATTAGCATATTTGAGGTGTGGGATTGTCCCAGTTTGACAACATTATTTCCAATCGTGACATCCTTCCAGAATTTGACGGAGTTAGTGGTGAAGAATTCTTCTGGATTGGTACATCTAGTGACAGTTTCAGCAATCACAAATTTGATGCATCTCATTGACATGACTATAATTggatgtgaaagaatgaaagaagtcGTGGCAAATGATGAAAACGGAGaaagaaaagtgatttctcTTAGGAAGCTAGAAAGTTTGACCCTCCAACATCTACCAAGCCTAGAATGCTTCTCCTCCACCACAATATGTAGCTTCGGGTTCCTATCCTTGGAATATGTTAAGGTGGAAGAGTGCCCAAAAATGAAGATCTTTTCCAATGGTACTCTAAGCACACCAAAACTAAAATGGGCGAGACTGTTTAGATACAAGTGTGGTAGCCACTGGAAAGGTGATCTCAATGCAACCATACAAAAGTTATCAGCATAATAAATGCACACAAAATTGGTAAGATCCAGTTAAGGTCAttctcatttattattattttttcgctTGCCTCTGCTTCTCAAATTTTCCATCAGCTGAAGCATCATAGGTTCTAAACTTTTCATCTTTGTAACTTGTCTAGTCACTGATAAGGGAATTGGCGGATGCTTGAAAGTGGCGCGTAAATTTTAAAAGGTACCGAGACACAATCAAAGGTGGAGATGAAGAAAATTTATGTTGAGGTAGCAATTCTatttccaatttctctctttctccctaaTAAAATCACAGTTTTGCAAAGGGACCCCCACTGGCCCGTGGCCCCAGGGGAAGCTGCTGGTGATGGATAATAGGTACAACATGATCTTCTCACCTtttgccacatcagcataatTGCCTAGATTGCACGCTCTTCATTTTTCATAATTGAACATCCCATTTCTTTTCTATCTCCTTCAACTCTGTTCTCGTCCAAACGAATAAGTATGTTAAtccgttgtttttttttttttcaaggagcTTTCTTAAAAATATCGCAAACCTTATGCTTAATGTATAATCGtgttctaaattttaaaaaagtgcGATTAAGTCATAAAGGTTTTGAATCAAATGTAGTGAAATCCTTCCCAACAATCACTTGGTCTTCCTGATGATCACTTGACCAAATTTGCTGACATGGCATGTCGGAATCCGgcatcaattttcaaataggtATTGCTCTCTGGTGATCAGTACACAAGTAGATTCAGATTAAAGTCTATTAGTCACTTACTTAAATAATCACGGATGAATATTAGAAGCCAGCATTGACATTGAGGGGAGAAGTTCCATAAGAGGATTAGTCGCTCAACttttcaaattagaaaaaaatgaatgaaattgagCAAAATAATCATGAACCTTACCTAAATATTAGCTGATAAAACCTATATTTGATCGACTTAAAAGTACTGCACTCACGATTAAGGAATTTCTAAAGGCGAAAGATCTTCGGTTTGTAGTAGTTACCAGTGCTTTTCTTCCAATTCTTAGTTAGAGGAATTGCTAGTGAGACTCTCCTAGTTAATATAATCTATATGCTAATCTGAACTCAACAAAGGAAATAAACATTGACTGGCTTAAACATGATAGATTCGACCCGTTGAGTTTGAGTGAATTATCATTTCTTTTGgcctaattatctctaacatttAGAAGAGGTGTTTGGCCTCACAGCATAGTCTGCCGAGGTCCACCAAGCCGCAGGTGCAAATAAGCGGGCCAAGAcaaacaattttcttctttagctCGGTACTTAGAGCTAGATCTGCTCATTGGTCAAGTCTTCTAACTGGTGGGCTGAATATCTAATGGCGATGATATACTAATTACACATCACTTTGTAAATGAAATCTATCAATTTTAGCCTCAGTACCTCAAACATTATTCTTGATACAATTTTGATCAACTAAAAGATTGTCCATCTTTTCATCCATTCGATTCCGTATATTCTCTTCTTAATGAGCTTCttccaaaatatatattttttttttaactttttgtccCAGAAATGAATTGCTTCTCCAATTAGACGCTTCATTTAATTAAGCTAATATAAAGCCATGAAACTAGTTTAAGTTCAGACGTTACAACTCACTACACAAATTATGCTCAGGGGATGACTTCTCGTCACcggagagaagatgaacagcacCGGGAAAGTTTTGCATTTGAGGCACCTCATTTCTTCAAGATCATACTCTCTCTAAAGGAAGGAAATTGTCTGTGTGTTTGAGCTTGTTAGAATTGATAATATTGAACTCAAAGTCTCCTTTTTCAGAAGGAATGTCAAGACTCGGGCATAAACTCTGGTATGCCTGCAAAAAAAATCTCTGCTTCGCAATGTTTTG
This Eucalyptus grandis isolate ANBG69807.140 chromosome 7, ASM1654582v1, whole genome shotgun sequence DNA region includes the following protein-coding sequences:
- the LOC120295545 gene encoding uncharacterized protein LOC120295545, with the translated sequence MVLSHMDNLSKIWNFGPQETLTFKHLHKVEAQNCKNLENLFPYWVATSLVQLKELRVESCGLKEIVTSGDDTPCPITTQFLIPELTSLVLHDMPQLKSFCSIMSTLNWPFLMELRVTHCDKLNMLSFAASMNKWAQRDDQHHLLDPEAHISIERGIPTLERLLLVDKDIEMIQNRKFSDDIFGKPKALTLACFHDENVVFPPIFLLQRFHNLQSLEVFCSSFEDIFLDKGLVEVGKHPVLENLKELKLSKLPNLKRVWREGYLVAKILQSISIFEVWDCPSLTTLFPIVTSFQNLTELVVKNSSGLVHLVTVSAITNLMHLIDMTIIGCERMKEVVANDENGERKVISLRKLESLTLQHLPSLECFSSTTICSFGFLSLEYVKVEECPKMKIFSNGTLSTPKLKWARLFRYKCGSHWKGDLNATIQKLSA